One genomic window of Moorella glycerini includes the following:
- the rsmD gene encoding 16S rRNA (guanine(966)-N(2))-methyltransferase RsmD has translation MLRIIAGQARGRRLRTPKGRATRPTSDRVREALFNILGARVIDSLFLDLFAGSGAVGLEALSRGAREAVFVENNRQALACLAANLVATGFKDKAQIIAADARQALAHLAGRGLVFDLVFSDPPYYQGWGDVILPAVVPLLSPAGLVVLETATSEAAPEIADMVLMARRVYGDTALNFYQRAGGLADGVHDPD, from the coding sequence ATGTTAAGAATAATTGCCGGCCAGGCCCGCGGCCGCCGTTTACGTACCCCGAAGGGCCGGGCTACCCGCCCCACCAGTGACCGGGTGCGGGAGGCCTTATTTAACATCCTGGGAGCGCGGGTCATTGACAGCCTGTTCCTGGATCTTTTTGCCGGTTCGGGAGCGGTGGGGTTGGAAGCTTTGAGCCGCGGGGCTAGGGAGGCCGTTTTTGTGGAAAATAACCGCCAGGCCCTGGCGTGTCTGGCCGCCAATCTGGTCGCAACTGGCTTTAAAGATAAGGCGCAAATTATCGCCGCCGATGCCCGCCAGGCCCTGGCTCATTTAGCCGGGCGCGGCCTGGTCTTTGACCTGGTTTTTAGCGATCCACCTTACTACCAGGGGTGGGGCGATGTTATCTTGCCGGCAGTTGTTCCTTTGTTATCACCGGCTGGCCTGGTTGTCCTGGAAACAGCAACTTCTGAAGCAGCGCCAGAAATAGCCGATATGGTATTGATGGCCAGGAGGGTTTATGGTGATACAGCTTTAAATTTCTATCAAAGGGCAGGAGGGCTTGCTGATGGAGTTCATGACCCTGATTGA
- a CDS encoding Druantia anti-phage system protein DruA: MDVPFSIGDREFTQADINLIRITVKEFFHLSREEIAATICENLPWKAPNGRLKMEACRKLLELEQKGVITLPPLQKNKVRQVGGERLGTVIQTRLKAKLQEVAPVTIDPVTPLERADWNATMAAYHPLGYLRAIGAQQRYWIRVKGVRGREIVGAMLFGAAAKAVAARDKWIGWTAEERRRYRPRIVNNNRFLILPEVHIPHLASHSLSLVARRIRADWRERYGYEPVLLETFVEPEYQGTCYRAANWIKIGETAGRGRQDAFKQYAVTVKTIWVYPLVRDWRRRLVEPFPEPVEETLDEGGE; the protein is encoded by the coding sequence ATGGACGTGCCTTTTTCGATTGGCGACCGAGAGTTTACCCAGGCGGATATCAACTTAATACGTATTACAGTAAAGGAATTTTTCCATTTAAGCCGTGAAGAGATCGCGGCGACCATATGCGAGAATTTGCCTTGGAAGGCCCCGAACGGACGATTAAAGATGGAAGCCTGCAGAAAGCTGCTGGAATTAGAACAAAAAGGGGTCATTACCTTACCACCGCTGCAAAAGAATAAGGTACGCCAAGTCGGCGGGGAGCGACTGGGAACTGTGATACAGACCCGGCTTAAGGCTAAACTTCAAGAAGTGGCGCCGGTTACCATAGATCCGGTCACCCCTTTAGAGAGGGCGGACTGGAACGCCACCATGGCGGCTTACCATCCTTTAGGGTATCTGCGGGCCATCGGGGCGCAACAGCGGTATTGGATTAGGGTAAAGGGAGTGAGAGGCCGGGAGATAGTAGGGGCGATGTTGTTTGGAGCTGCTGCCAAGGCGGTGGCGGCGCGGGATAAGTGGATTGGCTGGACAGCTGAGGAACGCCGGCGCTATCGCCCGCGTATAGTCAACAACAACCGCTTTTTGATTCTGCCGGAGGTGCACATTCCCCATCTAGCCAGCCACTCCCTTTCCCTGGTAGCGCGGCGCATTCGGGCGGACTGGCGGGAACGCTATGGTTATGAACCGGTTTTATTAGAAACCTTTGTTGAACCCGAGTATCAGGGCACCTGTTACCGGGCGGCCAACTGGATTAAAATTGGCGAAACCGCAGGTCGAGGCCGCCAGGACGCCTTTAAGCAATATGCCGTCACGGTTAAAACAATCTGGGTATATCCCCTGGTACGGGACTGGCGCCGGCGGCTGGTGGAACCCTTCCCGGAGCCTGTTGAAGAAACCCTGGACGAGGGAGGGGAATAA
- a CDS encoding molybdopterin-binding protein produces the protein MLQKVRVEDSVGTVLAHDLTKIVPGEFKGRRFKKGHIIQPEDVAELLQMGKEHLYVLALGPDEVHEDEAALRLARAAAGDGDHGLKFSEPQEGKVNLIAARNGLLKVNLPALQQINEGADIILATLHNNYPVTAGQVVAGTRLIPLLAPRALIDRVEAICHQAGGIVRIAPYRRLRVGLITTGSEVFKGRVKDAFGPVVRAKIASYGSEVEREEIVPDDAEAIRQAIAAMLAAGMEMVVLTGGMSVDPDDVTPEGIRRSGAEVVTYGAPVLPGAMFMLAYLGEVPIMGLPGCVMYYRATIFDLVLPRVLTGERLQRKDIAGLAAGGLCQGCPECRYPACSFGKV, from the coding sequence ATGCTCCAGAAAGTCCGGGTCGAAGATAGCGTGGGCACGGTCCTGGCCCACGACCTGACCAAAATCGTCCCTGGCGAGTTCAAGGGAAGGCGATTTAAGAAAGGACATATTATTCAGCCGGAAGATGTGGCCGAACTGCTGCAAATGGGTAAAGAACACCTTTATGTCCTGGCCCTGGGACCGGATGAGGTGCACGAAGACGAAGCCGCCCTTCGCCTGGCCAGGGCGGCAGCCGGCGACGGCGATCACGGCCTCAAATTTAGTGAGCCCCAGGAAGGCAAGGTAAACCTTATCGCCGCCAGGAACGGCCTGTTGAAGGTGAACCTCCCGGCCCTGCAGCAAATTAATGAAGGGGCGGACATCATCCTGGCCACCCTGCATAACAATTACCCGGTTACGGCAGGCCAGGTGGTGGCCGGCACCAGGTTGATCCCCTTGCTGGCACCCCGGGCGCTGATTGATAGGGTGGAAGCCATTTGCCACCAGGCAGGTGGTATTGTCCGCATAGCCCCCTACCGGCGGTTGCGGGTAGGCTTGATTACCACCGGCAGTGAGGTTTTTAAAGGGCGGGTCAAAGATGCCTTTGGCCCGGTGGTCCGGGCCAAGATTGCCAGTTATGGCTCAGAAGTAGAGCGGGAAGAGATTGTACCTGATGACGCTGAGGCCATCCGGCAGGCCATAGCAGCGATGCTGGCGGCCGGCATGGAAATGGTGGTCCTTACGGGGGGCATGTCGGTTGATCCTGATGACGTAACGCCGGAAGGGATCCGCCGCAGTGGCGCGGAAGTCGTCACCTATGGCGCCCCGGTGCTGCCGGGGGCCATGTTCATGCTGGCCTACCTGGGGGAGGTGCCCATTATGGGCCTGCCGGGGTGTGTGATGTATTACCGGGCTACCATTTTTGACCTGGTCCTGCCGCGGGTTTTAACGGGAGAACGGTTGCAGCGTAAAGATATAGCCGGGCTGGCGGCCGGCGGCCTCTGCCAGGGCTGCCCGGAATGCCGCTACCCGGCCTGTTCCTTCGGTAAAGTGTAG
- a CDS encoding IS1634 family transposase has product MFPRIITTRRGGHTYHYLVLVESYREKGKVKQRQVGHLGNIDQYSQEEIQRLINKLREFLKEDELGTVKDLQTFGTKHYGIPYVVNFFWERLDLDAFFKNYLQNRQVEMDVALCTKIMILNRLIAPKSKLGVSQWLRQIYLPELEEKQPELHHFYRTLDVLEEMKDYLERHLYNRLTDLLSYQLNLVFYDLTSSYFEGTHCPLARFGYSRDHRPDCRQINIGLLVTPEGMPIAHQVFEGNIPDKVTVAGAIEQLKQKFAIKSCIFVGDRGMLTSHNLEELKEANFRYILGFHKRGREVSDELLARYQNLEEYQLIDGDNPLFYVEVPPEQVQAPPKENLVEGEEEEKENFEPPVRYILCHNPLKAQEDYEFRVKAIEEARIKLQELKDRLARETPRRGRKPTTKGVMLKAAAILNKKGLAPIFDITYDGKSFNFEINEPALAKEALRDGKFLIQTNADLPAEEVIAAYKNLLQVETAFRHIKDFIRLRPIYHYNESRVKGHIFICVLAYLFEKWLEVIHRRYIEDEIFKAKQIPDPESQERELRRWKVAHKSGRRILELLEEIKAVDQQFLDKRIYSITQPGQSQSELLKILGLPLPPKILTFR; this is encoded by the coding sequence TTGTTCCCCCGTATTATCACTACCAGGCGCGGCGGCCATACCTACCATTATCTGGTCCTGGTAGAATCCTACCGGGAAAAAGGCAAGGTAAAACAGCGCCAGGTTGGGCATTTAGGCAACATCGACCAGTATTCCCAGGAAGAGATACAGCGGCTTATTAATAAACTGCGGGAATTCCTTAAGGAAGATGAGCTGGGCACTGTTAAGGACCTCCAGACCTTCGGCACCAAGCATTATGGTATCCCCTATGTGGTGAATTTTTTCTGGGAGCGACTGGACCTGGACGCCTTCTTTAAAAACTATCTCCAAAATCGTCAAGTAGAGATGGATGTGGCCTTATGCACCAAGATTATGATTTTAAACCGCCTCATCGCTCCTAAAAGCAAGCTTGGAGTATCCCAATGGTTAAGGCAAATTTACCTGCCGGAACTGGAAGAGAAACAGCCTGAGTTGCATCATTTTTACCGTACTCTTGACGTCCTGGAAGAAATGAAGGATTATCTGGAACGCCACTTGTACAACCGGCTTACGGATCTCTTGAGTTATCAGCTTAACCTGGTGTTTTACGACTTGACCAGCAGCTACTTTGAAGGTACCCATTGCCCCCTGGCCAGGTTCGGTTATTCCCGCGACCACCGGCCGGACTGCCGGCAAATTAATATTGGCCTCCTGGTGACTCCGGAAGGCATGCCTATTGCCCACCAGGTATTTGAAGGTAATATACCTGATAAAGTAACCGTGGCTGGCGCCATCGAACAACTTAAGCAAAAGTTTGCCATCAAGAGCTGTATTTTCGTGGGCGACCGGGGTATGCTGACCAGTCATAATTTAGAAGAACTCAAGGAGGCTAACTTCCGTTATATCCTGGGCTTTCATAAACGCGGCCGGGAAGTGAGCGATGAACTACTGGCCAGGTACCAAAACCTCGAAGAATACCAGCTAATAGACGGCGATAACCCCCTCTTTTATGTGGAAGTACCACCAGAGCAGGTACAGGCTCCCCCTAAAGAAAACTTGGTAGAGGGAGAAGAGGAAGAAAAGGAAAACTTCGAGCCTCCGGTTCGCTATATCCTTTGCCACAATCCTCTCAAAGCCCAAGAGGATTATGAATTTCGGGTCAAAGCGATAGAAGAAGCCAGGATAAAATTGCAAGAGCTGAAAGACAGGCTGGCCCGGGAAACCCCGCGGCGGGGGCGCAAGCCTACCACAAAAGGAGTCATGCTTAAAGCAGCTGCTATCCTTAACAAGAAGGGCCTTGCTCCAATTTTTGATATTACTTATGACGGCAAGTCTTTCAACTTTGAAATTAATGAGCCGGCTCTGGCTAAAGAGGCTTTGCGGGACGGCAAATTTTTAATCCAGACTAATGCTGACCTGCCAGCTGAGGAGGTAATTGCCGCCTATAAAAACCTGCTCCAGGTAGAAACCGCCTTTCGCCATATCAAGGACTTCATTCGCTTGAGGCCTATCTACCACTACAACGAAAGTCGGGTTAAGGGACACATCTTTATATGTGTGCTGGCTTATCTCTTTGAAAAATGGCTGGAGGTGATACATCGCCGATATATTGAAGATGAGATTTTTAAGGCGAAACAAATCCCTGATCCTGAAAGTCAAGAAAGAGAGTTACGCCGCTGGAAGGTTGCCCATAAAAGCGGCCGCCGTATCCTGGAATTATTAGAAGAGATAAAGGCTGTTGACCAGCAGTTTCTTGATAAGCGGATTTATAGTATCACCCAGCCCGGACAAAGCCAGAGTGAATTGTTAAAAATTTTGGGCCTTCCACTTCCACCTAAAATTTTAACCTTCAGGTAG
- a CDS encoding transposase family protein → MALRHPGSIHPSTLPTCKSAYATSQEEKDDRQGALAAQLPVWRAYLPVLLEKFARIPDPRRPQSIKHKLTVLLTFGLFLFVFAYNSRREANRELTRPVFWELLREVFPEIDTIPHMDTVNRLLAKINPEQLEEVLIQTIKRLLRNRRLQALLVEKHYIIAVDGTQKLVRSLPFAEEALHRQHGEEVSYIAYTVEAVLVGPQGVTIPLLTEFCENPIGEKEAFTKQDCELKAGKRLLTRLRKAFPKLRIMVVADGLYANGPMMALCRQLHLDFMFILPQDRLKSVWEEAGGLRKLEKDQKLKYHWGNREQNFWWANDIDYEFQEASGAWRRFKIHVAGCTETWEEKGEKKEAHWAWVSSRPFTKKNIIARCNHGARHRWNIEENILVEKHQGYQYEHAFSLNWTAMKNWHLLMHLGHLLNILTLHTEALVEKVRQLGFRGTLKFLRETWSNPWIDRDQLLALCTKPPRIRLAF, encoded by the coding sequence ATGGCCTTACGGCATCCCGGGTCCATCCACCCGTCTACCCTGCCCACTTGTAAAAGCGCCTATGCCACCAGCCAAGAAGAGAAAGACGACCGGCAAGGGGCTTTAGCAGCGCAGCTACCAGTATGGCGGGCGTATCTACCAGTATTGCTCGAGAAATTCGCGCGCATACCCGACCCCCGCCGTCCCCAGAGTATTAAGCATAAACTGACTGTCCTGTTGACCTTTGGGCTATTTCTCTTCGTCTTCGCCTATAACTCCAGGAGGGAAGCCAACCGGGAACTGACCCGGCCCGTCTTTTGGGAGCTATTGCGGGAGGTTTTTCCGGAGATTGACACTATCCCTCATATGGACACCGTTAATCGTCTGCTGGCAAAGATCAATCCGGAGCAGTTAGAAGAAGTGCTGATACAAACCATCAAACGACTGCTGCGCAACCGCCGGCTGCAGGCCTTACTGGTAGAAAAGCATTATATCATAGCCGTTGATGGGACCCAGAAGTTGGTGCGCAGTTTACCTTTTGCTGAAGAAGCCCTCCACCGGCAACATGGGGAAGAGGTATCATATATTGCCTATACGGTAGAAGCAGTTCTGGTCGGTCCCCAGGGGGTAACCATCCCCCTGCTCACCGAGTTCTGCGAGAACCCTATAGGGGAAAAAGAGGCCTTCACCAAGCAGGATTGCGAACTAAAAGCCGGCAAAAGGCTGCTGACACGCCTGCGCAAAGCCTTTCCCAAGCTACGTATCATGGTAGTAGCCGATGGCCTGTACGCCAATGGACCCATGATGGCCCTGTGCCGCCAATTACATCTGGACTTTATGTTTATCCTACCCCAGGACCGCCTGAAAAGTGTCTGGGAAGAGGCGGGAGGCCTTAGAAAACTGGAAAAGGACCAGAAACTCAAGTATCATTGGGGGAACAGAGAGCAAAACTTCTGGTGGGCCAACGATATCGACTATGAGTTCCAGGAGGCTTCCGGAGCCTGGCGGCGGTTCAAAATTCATGTAGCGGGATGTACAGAGACGTGGGAAGAGAAAGGCGAAAAAAAGGAAGCCCATTGGGCCTGGGTATCCTCGCGACCTTTCACCAAAAAGAATATCATCGCCCGCTGCAATCATGGGGCCCGCCACCGCTGGAACATTGAAGAAAATATCCTGGTAGAAAAACATCAAGGTTATCAGTATGAACATGCTTTCTCTCTGAACTGGACGGCAATGAAAAACTGGCATTTGCTTATGCACCTGGGACATCTGTTAAATATCTTGACACTACATACGGAAGCCCTGGTGGAGAAAGTTCGACAATTGGGCTTCAGGGGAACCCTTAAGTTCCTCCGGGAGACTTGGAGCAACCCCTGGATTGATCGCGACCAATTGTTGGCTCTCTGCACTAAGCCGCCCAGAATACGCTTGGCCTTTTGA
- a CDS encoding indolepyruvate oxidoreductase subunit beta encodes MDILIAGVGGQGIILASRALASAAVTTGLPVRTAETIGMAQREGSVVSHVRLGVQEAGPLIPYGAADILLALEPAEACRNLKYLRPGGKALISTAAVIPVLAALGSSPYPLEDILAYLQNNLPGCRCLDALALAREAGNPRALNLVMLGALVNFGLPFPADVLLAEALKLLPASVHEMNRRAFELGRRALEV; translated from the coding sequence ATGGATATTCTCATTGCCGGTGTGGGCGGCCAGGGCATAATCCTCGCCTCCCGGGCTCTTGCGTCGGCCGCCGTAACAACGGGCCTGCCGGTACGTACGGCCGAGACCATTGGTATGGCCCAGCGGGAGGGCAGTGTCGTTAGCCATGTACGCCTGGGAGTGCAGGAGGCCGGCCCCCTCATCCCCTATGGCGCCGCCGACATCCTCCTGGCCCTGGAGCCGGCCGAGGCCTGCCGCAACTTAAAGTATTTACGCCCCGGCGGTAAGGCCCTGATCTCTACGGCAGCGGTAATACCGGTTCTGGCCGCCCTGGGGAGTAGCCCCTATCCTCTGGAGGATATCCTGGCCTACCTGCAAAACAACCTGCCCGGCTGCCGTTGCCTGGATGCCCTGGCCCTGGCCAGAGAAGCCGGTAACCCCCGGGCTTTAAACCTGGTCATGCTGGGTGCCCTGGTGAACTTCGGTTTACCCTTCCCTGCCGATGTCCTGCTGGCCGAAGCTTTAAAACTCCTGCCGGCCAGTGTCCATGAAATGAACCGCCGCGCCTTTGAACTGGGCCGGCGAGCCCTGGAGGTGTAA
- the iorA gene encoding indolepyruvate ferredoxin oxidoreductase subunit alpha, with the protein MVLVVADDPGPHSSQTEQDTRLFARFAKLPVLDPSCPREAYEMTKYAFELSETLNLPVIVRPTTRVSHACQEVEVGTIPPRPPVPGFNKDPRWVIMPSLAARQHVWLNKQQDRAQAEFAASPFNVARLAGPVGVITSGLSYFYVTEALERLGVKLSLLKIGTPYPLPEELVREFLTRMERVLIVEEQEPVVEDQVIHLAWRSRLPVEISGKHDSYLPREGEFNVDRVTAALARFLKLEQENPVPGLPALPPLPARPPLFCAGCPHRGSFYAFKQAARDQEVIFTGDIGCYTLGAAPPLAAMDTCLCMGASLGLAQGLARVQPGTRLVAFIGDSTFFHAGLPPLVNAVHQQTPLVVVVLDNETTAMTGHQSHPGLATGTGQRAVDIARVARACGVEMVLTADPLDLEATMAVARQALAAPGPALVILRHPCPQVARPVTRYRVNADACTGCHTCIDELGCPALVPADGAVMINSTCTGCGLCAQVCPAAAMEEGV; encoded by the coding sequence GTGGTCCTGGTGGTAGCCGACGACCCCGGCCCCCACAGTTCCCAGACGGAGCAGGACACACGCCTTTTTGCCCGCTTTGCCAAATTGCCCGTCCTGGATCCTTCCTGTCCCCGGGAAGCTTATGAAATGACAAAATATGCCTTCGAGCTTTCAGAAACTTTAAACCTCCCGGTTATCGTCCGCCCCACTACCCGCGTCAGCCACGCCTGCCAGGAAGTGGAGGTGGGTACCATCCCACCACGGCCGCCGGTGCCGGGGTTTAACAAAGACCCCCGCTGGGTCATCATGCCCTCCCTGGCGGCCCGCCAGCATGTCTGGTTGAATAAACAGCAGGACCGGGCCCAGGCCGAGTTCGCCGCCAGCCCCTTTAATGTAGCCCGCCTGGCAGGCCCTGTGGGGGTCATTACCAGCGGCCTTTCTTACTTTTACGTCACCGAAGCCCTGGAACGCCTGGGTGTAAAATTATCCCTGCTTAAAATCGGTACCCCCTATCCCCTGCCGGAAGAGCTGGTAAGGGAATTTCTCACCCGTATGGAAAGGGTCCTTATCGTCGAGGAGCAGGAGCCGGTTGTTGAAGACCAGGTCATCCACCTGGCCTGGCGCAGCCGCCTGCCGGTGGAAATTTCCGGCAAACATGACAGCTACCTGCCCCGGGAAGGCGAATTTAACGTCGACAGGGTCACCGCGGCCCTGGCCCGCTTCTTAAAGCTGGAGCAGGAAAATCCAGTTCCCGGCCTCCCGGCGCTGCCGCCTTTACCGGCGCGGCCGCCTCTTTTCTGCGCCGGTTGCCCCCACCGGGGTTCCTTCTATGCCTTTAAACAGGCGGCCCGGGATCAGGAAGTCATCTTTACCGGTGACATCGGCTGCTATACCCTGGGGGCAGCGCCACCCCTGGCCGCCATGGATACCTGCCTGTGCATGGGGGCAAGTTTAGGCCTGGCCCAGGGCCTGGCCCGGGTCCAGCCCGGCACCCGGCTGGTAGCCTTTATCGGGGACTCGACCTTTTTCCACGCCGGCCTGCCGCCCCTGGTCAATGCCGTCCACCAGCAGACACCCCTGGTAGTCGTCGTTCTCGATAATGAAACCACGGCCATGACCGGGCACCAGTCACACCCGGGACTGGCCACCGGCACCGGCCAGCGGGCCGTTGATATTGCCCGGGTGGCCCGGGCCTGCGGTGTAGAAATGGTCCTCACCGCTGATCCCCTGGACCTGGAGGCCACCATGGCAGTTGCCCGCCAGGCCCTCGCTGCTCCCGGCCCGGCCCTGGTAATCCTCCGTCACCCCTGCCCCCAGGTAGCCAGACCTGTTACCCGCTACCGGGTGAATGCCGACGCCTGCACTGGCTGCCATACCTGTATTGACGAACTGGGCTGCCCGGCCCTGGTGCCGGCTGACGGCGCAGTAATGATTAATTCTACCTGTACCGGCTGCGGGCTCTGCGCTCAAGTGTGCCCGGCGGCAGCCATGGAGGAGGGGGTCTAG
- a CDS encoding ATPase has protein sequence MEFMTLIEEMEKIIEKSPHIPLTGRVFLDGDLFLDYLDRLRTALPEEVRQAQWIRQEKERLLEEARLKAQSLLAEAEKRAEMMAGENELVRKARAQASEIMARAQRLAEEMKAGALSYADGLLGQLEASLNQALTQVRQGRQELQAYPAGGSAGREAAAATPEKTETQERR, from the coding sequence ATGGAGTTCATGACCCTGATTGAGGAAATGGAAAAAATAATCGAGAAGAGTCCCCATATTCCCCTGACAGGCAGGGTTTTCCTTGACGGTGACCTGTTCCTTGATTACCTGGACCGGTTGCGGACGGCGTTGCCCGAGGAAGTGCGCCAGGCCCAGTGGATACGCCAGGAGAAGGAGCGTTTGCTGGAAGAAGCCCGCCTTAAGGCCCAGAGCCTCCTGGCCGAAGCGGAGAAGCGAGCAGAAATGATGGCCGGGGAAAACGAACTGGTCCGTAAAGCCAGGGCCCAGGCCAGCGAAATTATGGCCCGGGCCCAGCGCCTGGCGGAAGAAATGAAGGCTGGAGCTTTAAGTTATGCTGACGGCCTGCTGGGCCAGCTGGAGGCGAGCCTCAACCAGGCCCTGACCCAGGTGCGCCAGGGCCGTCAGGAACTCCAGGCCTATCCGGCCGGAGGAAGTGCGGGCAGGGAAGCGGCGGCAGCAACGCCAGAAAAGACGGAGACTCAGGAGCGCCGGTAA
- a CDS encoding phenylacetate--CoA ligase, translated as MGQFDYENLYQKQAPALQALVQRLFDSSPYYREKLAAAGIRPGDIRTVADLAAVPLTDKWELRNGKPLELMAVPEEKVVRIHSSSGTTGKPIIIPYTAGDVAAWAEMMARCFALAGVTNRDRVQITPGYGLWTAGIGFQAGVEYLGAMAIPTGAGNTEKQLEMLVDLQATVLTATASYALFLGEEIERRGLKDRLALRVGLLGSERWGEKMRKRIEELLGIETFDIYGLTEIYGPGIGLDCPAHEGIHIWTDHLLLEIIDPATGKQLPPGETGELVITTLTKEGMPLLRYRTHDLTCLKVAACSCGSPFPMIERVLGRTDDMVKIKGVNIYPGQVDHVLHLTPGAGSEYQLILTREGGKDRLLVKIEYLPGNEGEAVAAECRRQIKNRIGILADVEAVPLGTLPRSEKKTRRVYDYREK; from the coding sequence ATGGGGCAATTTGATTACGAAAACCTCTACCAGAAGCAGGCTCCGGCCCTGCAAGCCCTGGTGCAGCGCCTCTTTGACAGCTCACCCTATTACCGGGAAAAGCTGGCGGCAGCCGGGATCAGGCCGGGGGATATCAGGACCGTAGCCGACCTGGCGGCGGTTCCCTTGACAGATAAATGGGAACTGCGCAACGGCAAGCCCCTGGAACTTATGGCTGTTCCCGAAGAAAAGGTCGTCCGGATTCATTCCTCCTCCGGTACCACCGGTAAGCCCATTATTATCCCTTACACGGCCGGTGATGTGGCTGCCTGGGCCGAAATGATGGCCCGCTGTTTTGCCCTGGCGGGCGTTACCAACCGCGACCGGGTGCAAATCACCCCCGGCTACGGCCTCTGGACGGCAGGCATCGGTTTCCAGGCCGGGGTTGAGTACCTGGGCGCCATGGCCATTCCCACCGGTGCCGGCAATACGGAAAAACAGCTGGAAATGCTGGTCGACCTCCAGGCCACCGTCCTGACGGCTACCGCTTCCTATGCCCTTTTCCTGGGCGAAGAAATCGAGCGCCGCGGCCTGAAGGACCGGCTGGCCCTGCGGGTGGGTCTCCTGGGTTCCGAACGCTGGGGTGAAAAAATGCGCAAGCGCATCGAAGAACTCCTGGGGATTGAAACCTTTGATATTTACGGGCTCACAGAAATTTACGGCCCCGGCATCGGCCTTGACTGCCCGGCCCATGAAGGTATCCACATCTGGACGGATCACCTGCTGCTGGAGATTATTGACCCGGCAACGGGCAAGCAGCTGCCGCCGGGCGAAACCGGGGAACTGGTCATCACCACCCTGACCAAGGAAGGCATGCCTTTACTGCGCTACCGCACCCACGACCTTACCTGTTTGAAGGTTGCAGCCTGTTCCTGTGGCTCGCCCTTCCCTATGATTGAGCGCGTTCTAGGGCGGACTGATGACATGGTTAAAATTAAGGGCGTCAATATCTACCCGGGCCAGGTCGACCATGTCCTTCACCTCACGCCGGGGGCCGGCAGCGAATACCAGCTCATCTTGACCCGTGAGGGGGGTAAGGACCGGCTGCTGGTAAAGATCGAGTACCTCCCCGGTAATGAGGGCGAAGCTGTTGCGGCCGAGTGCCGGCGCCAGATTAAAAACCGCATCGGCATCCTGGCTGACGTGGAGGCGGTACCCCTGGGGACTCTGCCCCGCAGCGAAAAGAAAACCCGGCGCGTCTACGACTACCGGGAGAAGTGA